CCAAGATCCTACAAAGCCGGTTCCGCCGGTTATAAGGATATCCTTTCCGTCCAGCTCGTCCCCCATGGAAAGGGCCTTTTTAGCCAGAGGTTTTATCCAGGACCTAAGCAGATCAGCCCTTGTCACAGAGTTCCTCCACCGCCTTAGCCATGGCGTCCAGCCTGGGCTCGTCCAGGCCAGGGTACACCCCTATCCAGAAGGTGTCCCTCATTATCCGGTCCGTCACAGGGAGGTCCCCTATCCGCCGATAGCCGACCCCGGAGGATCTCATTGAGTCGAAGCAGGGGTGTTTTATGAGGTTTCCAGCGAAGAGCATCCTGGTCTGGACCCCTTTGCCCTCAAGTAGCCTGACTCCGTCGTCCCTGGTGAACCTGGCTCCTTCCCTGACGGTTATGAGAAAGCCGAACCAGCTGGGGTCGCCGTTCTCCTGGGCCTCGGGCAATATGAGCCTGTCGTCGTACCTTCCCAGTCTGTCCCTCAGGTAAGACCAGTTTTCCTTTCTTCGCCGTATAAAGTCCGGCAGCTTCTTAAGCTGAACCCTTCCTATGGACGCCTGTAGGTCGGTGACCTTTAGGTTGTATCCCAGGTGGGAGTAGACGTATTTATGGTCGTACCCCAGGGGAAGCTCGCCGTAACGTCCGGTGAACCGGTGTCCGCAGGAGTTATCCACCCCTGAGGGGCAGGTGCAGTCCCTCCCCCAGTCCCTCAGGGAGAGTATGGCTTTGTGCAGCGTAGGATCGTCGGTGTAGACCGCTCCCCCCTCTCCCGTGGTCATGTGGTGAGGAGGGTAGAAGCTGGAGGTCCCTATGTGACCCACAGTCCCGGTGTAGCGCCACTCTCCGTCCAGGAGGTACCGGGAGCCCAGAGCGTCGCAGTTGTCCTCCACAAGCCAGAGTCCATGGCGGTCGCAGAAGGATTTTACCTCCTTCAGGTCGAAAGGGTTCCCTAATGTGTGGGCCACCATGACTGCCTTTGTCCGCTCCGACAGGGCGTCCTCCAGCATGGAGGTGTCCAGATTATAGGACGGCAAGGAGACGTCCACAAATACCGGGACGGCTCCGTACTGGACTATGGGGGATACGGTGGTGGGAAATCCCGCCGCCACGGTGATAACCTCGTCTCCCCTACCTATCCTCCGGTCCCCCAGCAGAGGGGAGGTCAGGGCCATGAAGGCCAGGAGGTTGGCGGAGGAGCCAGAGTTGACCAAACAGCAGTGTTTCGCCCTCAGGAACTGGGCCATCTCCCTCTCGAAGGACGCCGCCTCTGGTCCAGCGGTGAGCCAGAAATCCAAAGACGAGTCCACCAGGGCGGTCATCTCCTCCCAGTCGTAGATCCTGCCGCCGTAGGGGATTCTGTCCCCCTCGGTGTAGGCTTTAGAACCACAGGATGACCGGTGGTATTCGACCACGAGCTTTCTTATTTCATCTCTTATTTCGTTTTTGTCCCTCATTCAAAACAACTCCTTAACCGCCGTAGTCGTCTATCTGGTGGAGCATCAGGGAGCGGAGGCCATCGGAGCTTCTGCCGGAGGCCCAGGCCTTCGTCCATTCCACGGTGGCCTTCAGTGCCTGCTCCAGGTCCCATCTCGGGGTCCAGCCAAGGCGAAAGCGGCTTTTGGAGCAGTCAAGACGGAGCATAGAGGCTTCGTGGAGCGAGCTGGATTCCTCGATTTTATAGGAGGCTCCATCTCCCCACAGGGAGCAGAGAACCTCCACCACCTCTTTTACCGGCCTTTCGTCGTCGTCTCTCGGCCCGAAGTTCCAGCTCTCGCAGAAGGAGGCCCCTTCCTGAAAGACCAGCTGCCCCAGTCTCAGATAGCCGGATAAGGGCTCTATAACGTGCTGCCAGGGCCTCACAGACCTGGGGCTACGGAGGACTACCGGTTCTTTGTCCATTATGGCCCTGATACAGTCAGGTATAAGCCTGTCCATGGCCCAGTCCCCTCCGCCTATTACGTTTCCCGCCCTAGCGGTGGCTATGGGAAGGCCGAAGGACCTTCTGTAGGCCGAGGCCACCATCTCCGCACAGGCTTTGCTGCTGGAGTAGGGGTCGTGGCCTCCCAGGGGCTCGTCCTCCCGGTAGCCCCATATCCTCTCGCCGTTTTCGTAGCATTTGTCGGTGGTTATAACCACTATGGACCTTATCGAAGGCACCTTTCTCGCCGCCTCCAGGACCTTGGCGGTTCCCATGACGTTTACCTCGTAGGTCTCCAGGGGAGCTCGGTAGGAGTGTCTCACCAGAGGCTGGGCCGCCAGGTGAAACAACACCTGGGGCTTGGCCCTTTTCATCGCCTCGGTCAGTGTTTCGCCGTCCCTTATGTCCCCTATTGTGGAGGTCAGGTCCCTTGACAGGTCCAGCAGATCGAAGAGATTGGGCTCCGTAGGGGGCTTTAAGGAGTAGCCATGGACCTGGGCGCCTAGGGAGGTCAGCCACAGCGACAGCCAGCTTCCTTTGAAGCCGGTGTGCCCTGTCACGAAGACGGGCATACCCTTCCAGAAGGAACGGTCCACCTTGTTTACCATACCTTCCACGGCGCTTCCCCCCTCTCCCATTCCTCGTCGAGCTTCATCTTATCCCTCAAGGTGTCCATGGGCTGCCAGAAGCCTCTATGTCTGTAGGCCATAAGCTGGCCGTCTTTTGCCACTCCCTCGAGAGGGGCCCTCTCAAGAACCGTGTCGTCGTCCTCTAGACGATCCAGGAAGCTCCGCTCCAGGACGAAGAATCCGCCGTTTATCCAGCTTCCATCCCCTTTGGGCTTTTCTTGGAAGCCACTGACCGAGCCTTTTTCATCCATGTCCAGAGCGCCGAACCGACCTGCTGGCTGGATCGCCGTTACCGTGGCGGTTTTTCCGTGGGAGCGGTGAAACTCCAACAGCCTGTCTATGGGAACATCGCTGACCCCATCGCCGTAGGTGAGCATGAAGGTGCCGTCCTCCAGGTAGGGAGCCACCCTTTTAACCCTGCCTCCTGTCATGGTGTTCAGTCCGGTGTCCACCAAGGTTACCTTCCACGGCTCGGCGGCGTTGGAATGTACCGTGAGCCGGTTGGAGTCACGAAAATCGAAGGTGACATCGGACATATGGAGATAATAGTTGGCGAAGAATTCCTTTATGACCTGTCCTTTGTAGCCCAGGCATACGATAAAGTCGTCGAAGCCATAGTGGGAGTAGATCTTCATTATGTGCCACAGTATGGGCTTTCCGCCTATCTCGATCATGGGCTTGGGCTTCAGGTGGGATTCCTCGCTTATTCTGGTCCCAAAGCCTCCAGCCAGTATGACTACTTTCATGATTTGTTCCCCTCTTTCGCTAAGTCCGGCTCTATGCCCTCTATAATGGCGTCGGCGAAGGCGTCTAAGCTGAAACGGTCCGATAGAGGCCCTGTGAGGAAGGACAACGCCTCGTCCAAATAGCCTCGGTATTCATCCTCCGACATGGAAACAAGGTATCGGTAAAGCTCCTCGTGAGAGCTATAGGCTCTCCTGTCCACGTAGCACTCAGACGGTATGACCTCCTGAACGCCCTCCCACCCCATGTACACAGGGACCACGCCGGAGAGGAAGCAGTCGAATATCTTCTCGGTGATGTAGCCCGGTATGCCTTGGGCATTTTCGTAGCATATGGAGAAGCCGTAGTTCGGCAGGGTTTTTCTCTTGGATGGCGCTATCCCACGGTAGCAGGAGAAGGTCTCCCATAGGTCCCCTATAGGACCTGCGGGCCGTCCCCGCAGCTTTCGGCCTATGGCCTTTGTCGCATCGGCGACCCTCTTTAGAGGGGCGGAGTTCCAGCCGGGGCCATAGAGGTCCAGTTCATCAGGGTGGTGCTTCTCAAACCACCGAATGGTATCCCTCCTGCTCGAGTATAGCTCCCTCGGATCTGAGCTCCATTTATTCCCCGCCATGAGGACACAGAGCTTTTGCCTGTCTTTTTTTAAGGGCACGTCCGCAGGTGGGGTCAGGTCGTTGGGCCACATGTAGTGTATATACCTTGGACCGCCATCCTGGTTTGAGAAGGCGTTCCGGTTCCAGGTCAAGACGGCGTCAAAGGCTCGGTGTTTTTGACGGTCCCAGTTATCCCCTATTATTACCTCCGACTCGAATATGGCCAGATATCTGTGTCCTCTGTAGCCCCGGAGATCCAACTCTTCCATGAACTTACCTTGGTAGTCCAGAAAGAGGTATCCCCAGGTGTCCTCAGGGGATACCATGTCGTAGGTGGATAGGGATACACCCATGCCCTTAAGTCTCTCCCTG
The uncultured Dethiosulfovibrio sp. genome window above contains:
- the rfbH gene encoding lipopolysaccharide biosynthesis protein RfbH, with product MRDKNEIRDEIRKLVVEYHRSSCGSKAYTEGDRIPYGGRIYDWEEMTALVDSSLDFWLTAGPEAASFEREMAQFLRAKHCCLVNSGSSANLLAFMALTSPLLGDRRIGRGDEVITVAAGFPTTVSPIVQYGAVPVFVDVSLPSYNLDTSMLEDALSERTKAVMVAHTLGNPFDLKEVKSFCDRHGLWLVEDNCDALGSRYLLDGEWRYTGTVGHIGTSSFYPPHHMTTGEGGAVYTDDPTLHKAILSLRDWGRDCTCPSGVDNSCGHRFTGRYGELPLGYDHKYVYSHLGYNLKVTDLQASIGRVQLKKLPDFIRRRKENWSYLRDRLGRYDDRLILPEAQENGDPSWFGFLITVREGARFTRDDGVRLLEGKGVQTRMLFAGNLIKHPCFDSMRSSGVGYRRIGDLPVTDRIMRDTFWIGVYPGLDEPRLDAMAKAVEELCDKG
- the rfbG gene encoding CDP-glucose 4,6-dehydratase; translation: MVNKVDRSFWKGMPVFVTGHTGFKGSWLSLWLTSLGAQVHGYSLKPPTEPNLFDLLDLSRDLTSTIGDIRDGETLTEAMKRAKPQVLFHLAAQPLVRHSYRAPLETYEVNVMGTAKVLEAARKVPSIRSIVVITTDKCYENGERIWGYREDEPLGGHDPYSSSKACAEMVASAYRRSFGLPIATARAGNVIGGGDWAMDRLIPDCIRAIMDKEPVVLRSPRSVRPWQHVIEPLSGYLRLGQLVFQEGASFCESWNFGPRDDDERPVKEVVEVLCSLWGDGASYKIEESSSLHEASMLRLDCSKSRFRLGWTPRWDLEQALKATVEWTKAWASGRSSDGLRSLMLHQIDDYGG
- the rfbF gene encoding glucose-1-phosphate cytidylyltransferase, coding for MKVVILAGGFGTRISEESHLKPKPMIEIGGKPILWHIMKIYSHYGFDDFIVCLGYKGQVIKEFFANYYLHMSDVTFDFRDSNRLTVHSNAAEPWKVTLVDTGLNTMTGGRVKRVAPYLEDGTFMLTYGDGVSDVPIDRLLEFHRSHGKTATVTAIQPAGRFGALDMDEKGSVSGFQEKPKGDGSWINGGFFVLERSFLDRLEDDDTVLERAPLEGVAKDGQLMAYRHRGFWQPMDTLRDKMKLDEEWERGEAPWKVW
- a CDS encoding glycosyltransferase family 10; its protein translation is MNLAIVMPSIYGQNRAFDPDSALNRDDCLAHLRHLRERLKGMGVSLSTYDMVSPEDTWGYLFLDYQGKFMEELDLRGYRGHRYLAIFESEVIIGDNWDRQKHRAFDAVLTWNRNAFSNQDGGPRYIHYMWPNDLTPPADVPLKKDRQKLCVLMAGNKWSSDPRELYSSRRDTIRWFEKHHPDELDLYGPGWNSAPLKRVADATKAIGRKLRGRPAGPIGDLWETFSCYRGIAPSKRKTLPNYGFSICYENAQGIPGYITEKIFDCFLSGVVPVYMGWEGVQEVIPSECYVDRRAYSSHEELYRYLVSMSEDEYRGYLDEALSFLTGPLSDRFSLDAFADAIIEGIEPDLAKEGNKS